In Gulosibacter molinativorax, a single window of DNA contains:
- a CDS encoding YciI family protein encodes MQFVVIGYDVKDGGKLRAEHRPEHIDVLNNLDGIVLSAGAFLDEDGNPAGSSMHFEFPSQEAFDAYLAQEPLIKHGVWERVESYAFRQSFSNPSAS; translated from the coding sequence ATGCAGTTTGTAGTCATCGGTTATGACGTCAAGGATGGCGGCAAGCTCCGCGCCGAGCACCGCCCGGAGCACATCGACGTACTCAACAACCTCGACGGCATCGTGCTGAGCGCAGGCGCGTTCCTCGACGAAGACGGCAACCCCGCGGGCTCATCGATGCACTTTGAGTTCCCCTCCCAGGAGGCCTTCGACGCCTACCTCGCGCAAGAACCGCTTATCAAGCACGGCGTCTGGGAGCGAGTCGAGTCGTACGCCTTCCGCCAATCGTTCAGC